In a genomic window of Littorina saxatilis isolate snail1 linkage group LG6, US_GU_Lsax_2.0, whole genome shotgun sequence:
- the LOC138969142 gene encoding thyrotroph embryonic factor-like, translated as MALNSTNFGGMTLKALLENPDLQHAPAVLSGAPSSKGKKAVGGSGDIDFTSAFLGPQLWDKTYDGSDFNLEYMDLDEFLSENGIPVVETPGLDELVSSNRPSPQHSPVCERSSSPRVTTPHSPRMPLSPPIAHMMAVPPITVSSHNQFLVKPKVEKAEEVVQKLADSRATSPSAVSTGSTPPVSPLPVQVEFKLTEQDIALSSIPGQDMFDPTQHTFNDDELKPQPMIKKSKKIFVPEESKDDKYWARRRKNNYAAKRSRDARRIKENQIAMRASYLEAENSTLRSEMEKLRRDNTRLKHRLNKYESPNSSS; from the exons ATGGCTTTAAACAGCACTAACTTCGGCGGAATGACTCTCAAGGCGCTTCTTGAGAATCCAGATCTTCAACATGCACCCGCTGTTTTGAGTGGAG CACCAAGCTCCAAGGGAAAGAAGGCAGTCGGTGGGTCAGGGGATATCGACTTTACCTCCGCTTTTCTGGGGCCGCAGCTTTGGGACAAAACCTACGATGGATCCGACTTCAACCTTGAGTACATGGACCTGGACGAGTTTCTGTCTGAGAACGGCATCCCTGTGGTGGAAACTCCCGGTCTGGATGAGCTGGTCAGCAGCAACAGACCCTCCCCTCAACATTCTCCGGTCTGTGAGCGAAGCTCTAGTCCGCGTGTCACTACGCCACACAGCCCGCGCATGCCCCTTTCTCCCCCTATCGCCCACATGATGGCCGTACCCCCCATCACCGTCTCCAGTCACAATCAGTTTCTGGTCAAGCCCAAAGTGGAGAAGGCAGAGGAGGTTGTGCAGAAACTAG CTGATAGCCGTGCGACATCACCAAGCGCTGTATCTACAGGGTCCACCCCTCCTGTCAGCCCCCTCCCAGTTCAGGTGGAATTCAAGCTGACGGAGCAAGACATTGCCCTTTCCTCTATCCCAg GTCAGGACATGTTTGACCCCACACAGCACACATTCAATGACGACGAGCTGAAACCTCAACCCATGATAAAGAAGTCCAAGAAG ATATTTGTTCCCGAAGAATCGAAAGATGACAAGTACTGGGCAAGGAGGAGGAAGAACAACTATGCAGCCAAGAGATCGAGGGATGCACGACGCATCAAGGAGAACCAAATCGCCATGCGAGCATCCTACCTGGAGGCCGAAAACTCTACTCTGAGGTCAGAGATGGAGAAGCTCCGTCGCGACAACACTCGCCTGAAACATCGTCTCAACAAGTATGAGTCGCCAAACAGCTCATCATAG